From the Bacteroidia bacterium genome, one window contains:
- the rpmE gene encoding 50S ribosomal protein L31 yields the protein MKENLHPRYQNCAVSCSCGATFNTRSTRPTIKVEICSECHPFFTGKQKIIDSAGRVEKFNRRYAKFNEAQKKES from the coding sequence ATGAAAGAAAATCTGCATCCCCGATACCAGAATTGTGCCGTGTCCTGCAGTTGCGGGGCCACATTCAACACCCGTTCGACGAGGCCGACGATCAAGGTAGAAATCTGCTCCGAGTGTCACCCGTTCTTTACGGGCAAGCAGAAAATCATTGATTCCGCGGGTCGCGTCGAGAAGTTCAATCGCCGCTACGCCAAGTTCAACGAAGCACAGAAGAAGGAGTCATAA
- a CDS encoding TlpA family protein disulfide reductase, whose amino-acid sequence MRRHLQRVSQSLFRPARISVQGAGVVFAALLMALAGSESFAQSVAGSAEDLLRAAAAKIGVAKTMKASVDVRLTTAGSVDTLESHYYLVAERCDSLRLGCRLYGVTSRDEFLLYDGDQMLVGYPDVGRMTRYRRGRIPGSLLYSSFIGWETLPLPRAESFCLKVLNDSTTRYDAPRFGVDGKDSVILIAVQRGGNSEIAALHHVISLRAVDFVPMRIITLVDVRGMGRQYTDIRADYLMLDSPVEPGLFSGATLPKDLEITDADTTLHRSLPTLQPGEEAPEIAARTWDGDSLRLSDFRGQVVFLDFFYATCAPCRRAIPDIVALHEEFRDRDVVFLGVNSTDSSGDKVLGWLLDTNRVRYPILLSERATDYAYKVTGFPTTMIIGRDGRIVSVDVGYSSEESKAAWRRELLHALEE is encoded by the coding sequence ATGCGTCGTCACTTGCAGCGTGTGTCTCAATCGTTATTCCGGCCAGCGCGTATCTCGGTACAAGGTGCGGGCGTGGTGTTCGCAGCGCTGCTCATGGCGTTGGCGGGGAGCGAGAGTTTCGCGCAGTCGGTAGCGGGCTCGGCCGAGGACCTTCTGCGTGCCGCGGCGGCGAAGATTGGGGTTGCGAAGACAATGAAGGCCTCGGTGGATGTCCGTTTGACGACGGCTGGCTCGGTCGATACACTGGAGTCGCATTACTATCTTGTCGCCGAACGCTGCGATAGTCTCCGTCTCGGTTGTCGTCTGTATGGCGTCACTTCCAGGGATGAATTTTTGCTCTACGATGGCGATCAGATGCTGGTTGGCTATCCGGACGTCGGGAGGATGACGAGGTATCGACGGGGCCGTATACCGGGGAGTTTGCTCTACAGCTCCTTCATCGGCTGGGAAACTCTTCCCTTGCCGCGAGCGGAGTCGTTCTGCCTCAAAGTTCTGAACGACTCGACAACGCGATACGACGCACCTCGATTTGGGGTCGATGGAAAGGATTCCGTGATTTTGATAGCAGTCCAACGAGGAGGCAACAGCGAAATCGCGGCGCTACATCATGTGATCAGCTTGCGTGCGGTGGATTTCGTGCCGATGCGCATCATCACGCTTGTGGATGTACGCGGTATGGGCCGGCAATACACCGATATCCGCGCCGATTACCTGATGCTCGACAGTCCGGTGGAGCCGGGGCTGTTTTCCGGCGCAACATTGCCGAAGGATCTGGAAATCACGGACGCGGATACAACACTGCACCGGAGTTTGCCCACATTGCAACCTGGCGAGGAGGCGCCGGAGATAGCGGCGCGAACCTGGGATGGTGATTCCTTGCGGTTGTCCGATTTCCGGGGACAGGTGGTTTTTCTGGATTTTTTCTACGCCACCTGTGCTCCGTGCAGACGGGCCATACCGGACATCGTGGCTTTGCACGAAGAGTTCAGGGACAGGGATGTCGTTTTCTTGGGAGTGAATTCAACGGATTCCAGCGGGGACAAGGTGCTGGGCTGGCTGCTCGACACGAACCGAGTGCGCTATCCGATACTGTTGTCCGAAAGGGCGACGGACTATGCGTACAAAGTGACGGGTTTCCCGACGACGATGATCATCGGCAGGGATGGACGCATTGTTTCGGTGGATGTCGGTTACAGTTCCGAGGAGTCAAAGGCTGCCTGGCGCCGGGAGCTGTTGCACGCGCTTGAAGAGTGA
- a CDS encoding DUF1186 family protein, with the protein MSEQQDRSPDLIADLLSAFKNFDSSYRRHEVDAAVERQEEITPYLLAILEDVVRAPERYSDDPDRFDHIYALMILAYFRESRAHQLLVNIASLPHDVLFDMFGDMVTEDFGHMLLETCGGDLGLIESLLRNKEADDYARGAAADALAYAVVEGVASREMVMTILIGVFDGWKEEEEFRDCYQFIALRMLALQPVAVAEKVREAYEHGMIDGLYLNERTIEESVNFPNIRFSYLQHDILRREERGVHGRLGWWACFRENARVYSERDDSPRKPAKVNKAKQQKRKAQKQSRKKNRR; encoded by the coding sequence ATGTCAGAACAGCAAGACCGATCCCCTGATTTAATCGCCGACCTCCTTTCAGCATTCAAAAATTTCGACAGCAGCTATCGTCGCCACGAGGTGGATGCGGCTGTCGAAAGGCAGGAGGAGATAACGCCGTATCTGCTCGCGATATTGGAAGACGTCGTGCGAGCACCTGAGCGATACTCCGATGATCCGGACCGATTTGATCATATTTATGCTTTGATGATCCTCGCCTATTTCAGGGAATCGAGAGCACATCAACTGCTTGTTAACATTGCCTCGCTTCCGCATGATGTGCTGTTCGATATGTTCGGCGATATGGTGACCGAAGATTTTGGTCACATGCTCCTTGAGACTTGCGGAGGAGATCTTGGTCTGATCGAGAGCCTGCTTCGGAACAAGGAAGCGGATGATTATGCCCGCGGCGCCGCGGCCGACGCTCTGGCGTATGCGGTCGTGGAAGGTGTCGCTTCGCGGGAGATGGTCATGACCATACTCATCGGCGTTTTCGATGGGTGGAAAGAGGAGGAAGAATTCAGAGACTGTTATCAATTCATTGCTTTGCGCATGCTCGCTCTGCAGCCGGTAGCGGTTGCGGAGAAAGTCCGGGAGGCGTATGAACACGGTATGATAGACGGGTTATACCTGAATGAACGGACTATAGAGGAAAGTGTAAACTTCCCGAATATCCGCTTCAGCTACCTGCAACACGATATTCTGAGACGCGAGGAGCGAGGTGTGCATGGTCGCCTAGGATGGTGGGCATGTTTCCGGGAGAATGCTCGTGTATATTCTGAGCGGGACGATTCACCCAGGAAACCAGCGAAGGTCAATAAAGCCAAGCAGCAGAAACGCAAGGCACAAAAACAGTCACGCAAGAAAAACAGACGTTAA
- a CDS encoding type II toxin-antitoxin system HicA family toxin gives MPPKLRERVRSLEKVGFNDRGGRGGHRNFVHPNVSKPITIAENPGDDALHYQVRAVQKVIEESKK, from the coding sequence TTGCCACCAAAGCTTCGTGAACGTGTTCGTTCGCTTGAAAAAGTCGGTTTCAATGACAGAGGCGGGCGCGGTGGTCACAGAAATTTCGTTCACCCGAACGTTTCGAAACCCATCACCATCGCCGAAAATCCAGGCGACGATGCATTACATTATCAGGTACGGGCCGTACAAAAGGTAATCGAGGAGTCAAAGAAATGA
- a CDS encoding site-specific DNA-methyltransferase: protein MLKLTDQEKQDIIRYIEANRELPEKYRFLLFEDKREVELVWNGKTNEVCNIVLPFQTIEQVDEPRTEQPSASDSQFDLFSTDARGRQLKGWTNKLIWGDNKLILSSLKNGPMRDEIEAQGGLKLIYIDPPFDVGADFSMDIEIGGDTFTKKPNILEEIAYRDTWGKGADSFIAMIYERLILMRDLLAEDGSIYVHCDWRVNGFLRLALDEIFNSDNHLNQICWKRTPFAGSSKARANKYPINQDTIYLYSRTAEDYTFHQQYIDYSEEYKERFKYQDDIGLYRKTLLKTYSAETEVRLKKENRWIDPIRPGAYPSYKQYLHESKGKQIEDIWVDVNSANPMAGERVDYPTQKPEALLERIIKASSNEGDLIADFFCGSGTTAAVAEKLGRKWIATDLGKFAIHTTRKRMLGVQRQLKAEGKGYRAFEILNLGKYERQHFVGINPNLREEEQRQQLAQKEAAFIELILKAYRAEKVEQFESFHGKRAGRLVSIGPVNLPVTRLFAEEIILECRRKHITKVDILGFEFEMGLFPNVLDEARGKGIDIAPKYIPAEVFDKRAVEKNQVVFHDVSFIEVKPHVTSAKKNKPGTVAVELTDFSVFYSQDSIAQAEESLGKSDKAGSKIVVEKGQIVKLVKDKRGVMKREQLTQHWTDWIDYWSVDFDFQSKREIIRVQDPATGEVSEKWTGDYIFENEWQSFRTKKDRNLELKSIAVEVPTGRRKIAVKVVDIFGNDTMTIVEVGI from the coding sequence ATGCTCAAACTCACCGACCAGGAAAAACAGGATATCATACGCTACATAGAAGCGAATCGCGAACTGCCTGAAAAGTACCGATTCCTGTTGTTTGAGGACAAGCGCGAAGTGGAGCTGGTGTGGAACGGCAAGACCAACGAGGTGTGCAATATCGTGCTGCCGTTCCAGACCATCGAGCAGGTGGATGAGCCGCGCACGGAGCAGCCCTCGGCTTCGGATTCGCAGTTTGATCTGTTTTCCACGGACGCGCGGGGACGGCAGCTCAAGGGCTGGACCAACAAGCTGATATGGGGCGACAATAAGCTCATTCTCTCCTCGCTCAAGAATGGCCCGATGCGTGACGAAATCGAAGCGCAGGGCGGACTGAAGCTGATTTACATTGATCCGCCCTTTGATGTGGGCGCGGATTTCTCGATGGATATTGAAATCGGTGGAGATACTTTTACCAAAAAGCCCAACATCCTCGAAGAAATCGCGTACCGCGACACCTGGGGTAAAGGCGCCGACTCTTTTATCGCGATGATTTACGAGCGGCTGATTTTAATGCGGGATTTGTTGGCAGAGGATGGGAGTATCTATGTGCATTGTGATTGGAGGGTGAATGGATTCCTACGTCTTGCACTTGATGAAATATTTAATTCAGATAACCACCTGAATCAAATATGCTGGAAGAGAACACCATTCGCTGGGAGCAGTAAGGCAAGAGCAAATAAATATCCGATCAATCAAGATACGATATATCTATATTCACGGACTGCGGAAGATTACACGTTTCATCAACAATATATTGATTACTCTGAGGAGTATAAGGAGCGCTTCAAATACCAAGATGATATTGGTTTATACAGGAAAACCTTGCTAAAAACGTACTCAGCTGAGACTGAAGTACGTTTGAAAAAGGAGAATAGATGGATTGATCCGATCAGACCCGGCGCTTATCCATCTTACAAACAGTACTTGCATGAATCCAAAGGAAAGCAGATCGAGGATATTTGGGTTGACGTTAATTCGGCGAATCCGATGGCGGGAGAACGTGTTGATTACCCCACCCAAAAACCCGAAGCCCTTCTCGAACGAATCATCAAAGCCTCCTCCAACGAAGGCGACCTCATTGCCGACTTCTTCTGCGGCTCCGGAACGACGGCAGCCGTGGCCGAAAAACTGGGGCGAAAGTGGATAGCGACGGATTTGGGCAAATTCGCCATTCATACCACGCGCAAGCGCATGCTGGGTGTACAGCGGCAGCTCAAGGCGGAAGGGAAAGGGTATCGCGCCTTCGAAATCCTGAATCTCGGCAAGTATGAGCGACAGCATTTTGTGGGCATCAACCCGAACCTGCGCGAGGAGGAACAACGGCAACAGCTCGCACAAAAGGAGGCTGCGTTTATCGAACTTATTCTCAAGGCTTACCGGGCGGAGAAGGTGGAGCAATTTGAAAGTTTCCACGGCAAGCGCGCTGGTCGTCTTGTATCCATCGGTCCGGTGAATCTTCCGGTAACACGCCTCTTCGCGGAGGAAATTATTCTGGAATGCCGCCGCAAGCATATCACCAAGGTGGACATACTCGGCTTCGAGTTCGAAATGGGTCTCTTCCCGAATGTGCTGGACGAAGCGCGCGGCAAGGGCATAGACATCGCGCCGAAGTACATCCCCGCCGAGGTGTTCGACAAGCGCGCGGTGGAGAAAAACCAGGTGGTGTTTCACGATGTGTCATTTATCGAGGTCAAACCGCACGTCACGAGTGCGAAGAAAAACAAGCCTGGGACCGTAGCGGTGGAGCTGACGGATTTCTCCGTGTTCTACTCGCAGGACAGCATAGCGCAAGCGGAGGAAAGTCTGGGTAAATCGGACAAAGCCGGGAGTAAAATCGTGGTTGAAAAGGGCCAGATCGTTAAGCTGGTGAAGGACAAGAGGGGGGTTATGAAGCGCGAGCAACTCACGCAGCACTGGACAGACTGGATCGATTACTGGAGCGTAGATTTCGATTTCCAGAGCAAGCGCGAAATCATCCGGGTACAGGATCCCGCCACCGGAGAGGTCAGCGAGAAGTGGACGGGCGATTACATTTTCGAGAACGAATGGCAGAGCTTCCGCACTAAAAAAGACCGCAATCTGGAATTGAAGAGCATCGCTGTCGAGGTGCCCACGGGTCGGCGCAAAATTGCGGTGAAAGTGGTGGACATTTTCGGCAACGACACCATGACCATTGTGGAGGTGGGGATATGA
- the rpmB gene encoding 50S ribosomal protein L28: protein MSRKCQITGKGPLVGNNVSHAHNRTKRRQLPNLQKKRIYVPELKRFITVRVSARAIKTINKNGAMVTLQKAGLL, encoded by the coding sequence ATGTCACGCAAATGTCAGATAACGGGTAAGGGACCGCTGGTCGGGAACAACGTCTCGCACGCGCACAACCGCACGAAGCGTCGTCAGCTTCCCAACCTGCAGAAGAAGCGCATTTACGTTCCCGAGCTCAAGCGCTTCATCACCGTCCGCGTTTCCGCGCGCGCGATCAAGACCATCAACAAGAACGGCGCCATGGTCACCCTGCAGAAGGCCGGGTTGCTGTAA
- a CDS encoding DEAD/DEAH box helicase family protein, giving the protein MALHPDFPASPHAVIDPELRWFPADEALRESTMDKLMPPLVAEMRRRVKDFRDSGYAEARETSRSLLTWWFLEPHLLPGKDTIMGSFEYYFAQREAIETVVYLCDVLRVKDRFDLMRFDSSGLVSASMFDESWRRFVIKMATGSGKTKVMSLVLAWSYYHKLYETDSELSRNFLVIAPNIIVLDRIYHDFQGLRIFFEDPVLPDNGFHGRNWRNDFQLTLHKQDEVNVTRKTGNIFLTNIHRVYAGDDIPPSPDDENTMDYFFGKRPSGATTDSKVDLGMIVRDISELMVINDEAHHIHNKKLAWFKSIEDIHNRLLQKGANLSLQVDVTATPRHDNGAIFVQTISDYPLVEAISQNVVKHPVLPDAPSRAKMHERQSAKFTEKYADYLNLGVVEWRKAYDEHQKLGKKAILFVMTDDTRNCDEVAEYLETHYAELKDAVLTIHTKNNGEISEAASGKAKEELELLRKQSNEIDSNASPYKAIVSVLMLKEGWDVRNVTTIVGLRAYAAASNILPEQTLGRGLRKMYPGSQEEYVSVIGTDAFMEFVESIQAEGVELVRSAMGEGSKPKTPLIVEVDTGNAKKDIEALDIEIPVLSARVYREYKNLADLDINSMTFQTVEYLQFSEEEQREIVFKDITTGEITHSTMLDGAGIADYHSVLGYFAQTIMKELRLVCGYDVLYGKLKPFVRDLLFAASVDLESPNTLRNLSELVPTKTVIETFKQAINNLTVRDKGDAVICDTIKLRETRPFIVQDQQYMLPKKSVFNRVIGDSKFELEFASFLDQCPDVVSYAKNFLAVHFKLDYINAAGDISNYYPDFIIKLTDGRIVIAETKGLQDLDVPHKMHRLRQWCEDVNAAQTSTVYDFVFVDEVGFEKYAPKNFEEVMKGFAGYKEEG; this is encoded by the coding sequence ATGGCCTTGCATCCCGATTTCCCCGCTTCGCCGCACGCGGTGATCGATCCCGAGCTGCGCTGGTTTCCCGCGGACGAAGCTCTGCGCGAAAGCACCATGGACAAGCTCATGCCGCCGCTTGTGGCTGAAATGCGGCGCAGAGTGAAGGACTTTCGCGACAGCGGGTATGCCGAGGCCAGAGAAACCTCCCGCAGCCTGCTCACCTGGTGGTTTCTGGAGCCGCATTTGCTGCCCGGCAAGGATACCATCATGGGCAGCTTTGAGTATTATTTCGCGCAGCGCGAAGCCATCGAAACCGTTGTGTACCTCTGCGACGTCCTGAGGGTGAAAGACAGATTCGACCTGATGCGCTTCGACAGCAGCGGTCTTGTTTCGGCGAGTATGTTCGATGAAAGCTGGCGACGCTTTGTGATAAAAATGGCCACGGGCAGCGGCAAGACCAAGGTGATGAGCCTCGTTCTGGCGTGGAGTTATTACCACAAGCTCTACGAAACCGATTCGGAGCTATCGCGGAATTTCCTGGTTATCGCACCAAACATCATCGTGCTGGACAGGATTTATCACGATTTCCAGGGACTGCGGATTTTCTTCGAAGATCCCGTATTGCCCGACAACGGCTTCCACGGCCGCAATTGGCGCAACGATTTCCAGCTCACCCTGCACAAGCAGGACGAAGTGAACGTTACGCGCAAGACGGGGAACATTTTCCTGACCAATATTCATCGCGTATACGCTGGCGACGACATCCCGCCGTCGCCCGATGATGAAAACACCATGGACTACTTTTTCGGGAAGCGTCCGTCGGGAGCCACCACGGATTCCAAAGTCGATCTTGGTATGATCGTGCGCGACATCAGCGAGTTGATGGTCATCAACGACGAGGCGCATCACATACACAACAAGAAGCTGGCGTGGTTCAAATCCATCGAAGACATACACAATCGTCTGTTGCAGAAGGGGGCGAACCTCAGCCTGCAGGTGGACGTCACAGCCACTCCACGACACGACAACGGCGCGATATTCGTGCAGACCATTTCGGACTATCCACTGGTGGAAGCGATTTCGCAGAACGTGGTCAAGCACCCGGTGCTTCCCGACGCCCCCAGCCGCGCGAAAATGCACGAGAGGCAGAGCGCCAAATTCACCGAGAAGTATGCCGACTACCTCAATCTCGGCGTTGTGGAATGGCGCAAGGCGTATGACGAGCATCAGAAGTTGGGGAAGAAGGCCATATTGTTCGTCATGACGGATGACACCCGCAATTGCGACGAAGTGGCGGAGTATCTGGAAACGCATTACGCCGAGCTCAAGGACGCCGTGTTGACCATTCACACAAAGAACAACGGCGAGATTTCCGAAGCTGCATCCGGAAAGGCAAAGGAAGAGCTGGAACTCTTGCGGAAGCAGTCCAACGAAATCGATTCCAACGCCAGTCCGTACAAGGCTATCGTTTCGGTGCTAATGCTCAAGGAAGGCTGGGATGTGCGCAACGTCACCACCATCGTCGGTTTGCGCGCGTATGCCGCGGCCAGCAACATACTGCCCGAGCAGACGCTGGGACGCGGCCTGCGCAAGATGTATCCCGGCAGCCAGGAAGAATATGTGAGCGTGATCGGTACGGATGCCTTCATGGAATTCGTCGAATCCATACAGGCCGAGGGTGTTGAGCTTGTGCGCAGCGCCATGGGCGAAGGAAGCAAGCCCAAGACCCCACTGATCGTGGAAGTGGATACCGGCAATGCGAAGAAAGATATAGAGGCATTGGATATCGAAATTCCCGTACTCAGCGCGCGGGTGTATCGCGAGTACAAGAACCTCGCTGATTTGGACATCAACAGCATGACATTCCAGACTGTTGAGTACTTGCAGTTCAGCGAAGAGGAGCAGCGCGAGATTGTATTCAAGGACATCACCACCGGAGAAATAACACATAGCACGATGCTCGACGGCGCCGGCATTGCGGATTACCACAGCGTACTCGGCTATTTCGCGCAGACCATCATGAAAGAGTTGCGCCTCGTCTGCGGCTACGACGTACTGTACGGCAAATTGAAGCCCTTTGTACGTGACCTGCTGTTTGCCGCATCGGTTGATTTGGAATCTCCCAACACCCTGCGCAATCTCTCCGAGCTGGTCCCCACGAAGACCGTGATCGAGACCTTCAAGCAGGCGATAAACAATCTCACCGTCCGCGACAAGGGGGACGCCGTGATTTGCGACACCATCAAACTGCGGGAAACACGCCCATTTATCGTGCAAGACCAGCAGTACATGCTCCCGAAAAAATCGGTGTTCAATCGCGTCATCGGCGACAGCAAATTCGAGTTGGAGTTCGCCTCATTTCTTGACCAGTGCCCCGATGTTGTCTCCTACGCAAAGAACTTTCTCGCCGTACACTTCAAGCTCGACTACATCAACGCCGCGGGCGACATCTCCAATTACTACCCCGATTTCATCATCAAGCTCACCGACGGCCGCATCGTCATCGCCGAAACCAAAGGCCTGCAGGATCTCGACGTCCCCCACAAGATGCATCGCCTCCGCCAGTGGTGCGAAGACGTCAACGCCGCTCAAACTAGTACCGTGTATGATTTCGTCTTTGTCGACGAGGTTGGGTTTGAGAAATACGCCCCGAAAAATTTTGAAGAGGTGATGAAGGGGTTTGCAGGGTATAAGGAGGAGGGATGA
- a CDS encoding AAA family ATPase, with the protein MLQRLYVHNFRCLENFELVTGDATSLLLIGRNGMGKSTVRDVLIIFQSIARGTNRVSTLITELDSAHGRTSIPMRFSIELKLEQKLYSYEIALELPSGFQEYRVLEEKLTAGNIVVFHRNHASVVLPRTATDQPERSSQFAIDWHLFALPLIHTKSADDPVAIVKSWLSRMVLLAPIPPFMTGLSSGETMEPALDGSNIADWFNGVMSPRLSIYSTFESNLKLLIPDFVDVINETVGIEIKRLSLRFNRGADTLMVHFDRLSDGERCLFLIALIITANKAHGPLFCFWDVPDNYLSLTDIGQLMLELRREFVHAGQILVTSHHPETIRMFTDESTLFLDRRSHLEPTQIRLLSDMPQSGDLINAIITGDIYDGDQ; encoded by the coding sequence ATGCTGCAAAGACTCTACGTACACAACTTTCGCTGCCTTGAGAATTTCGAATTAGTTACGGGAGACGCGACATCCCTACTGCTCATCGGTAGAAACGGCATGGGAAAGTCCACCGTACGCGATGTGCTGATCATCTTCCAGAGTATCGCCCGGGGCACAAATCGCGTCAGCACTCTCATTACAGAGCTTGACAGCGCGCACGGCCGAACATCCATCCCGATGCGATTCAGCATCGAACTAAAACTTGAGCAGAAGCTTTATTCGTATGAAATCGCTCTTGAGCTGCCCTCCGGATTTCAGGAATACCGGGTACTCGAAGAGAAACTGACGGCCGGCAACATCGTGGTATTTCACAGAAACCACGCATCGGTTGTTCTCCCACGCACCGCAACAGATCAGCCCGAGCGATCATCCCAGTTCGCCATCGACTGGCATCTGTTTGCTTTACCATTGATCCACACAAAGTCGGCGGATGATCCGGTTGCCATTGTAAAGTCATGGTTGTCCCGAATGGTGTTACTCGCCCCCATTCCGCCGTTCATGACGGGTCTAAGTAGCGGCGAAACCATGGAACCGGCACTGGATGGTTCCAACATCGCCGACTGGTTCAATGGGGTAATGAGTCCCAGGCTCTCGATCTATAGCACCTTCGAGTCCAACCTCAAGCTCCTGATTCCCGATTTTGTGGACGTGATCAACGAGACTGTCGGTATCGAAATCAAGCGGCTCTCCCTGCGATTCAATCGCGGTGCCGACACTCTGATGGTACATTTCGACCGCCTCTCCGACGGCGAACGCTGCCTGTTCCTTATCGCGCTGATCATCACCGCCAACAAGGCCCATGGCCCCTTGTTCTGTTTCTGGGATGTGCCCGACAATTACCTCTCACTCACCGACATCGGTCAACTGATGCTTGAATTGCGCAGGGAATTCGTGCATGCAGGACAGATTCTTGTCACCTCGCATCATCCCGAAACGATCAGAATGTTCACGGATGAAAGCACCCTGTTTCTCGACAGACGCAGTCACCTTGAGCCGACACAGATCCGCTTGCTGAGCGACATGCCTCAAAGTGGAGATCTGATCAATGCCATTATCACCGGGGATATCTACGATGGGGATCAATAA
- a CDS encoding KilA-N domain-containing protein, with the protein MAGSKTMTVLNETVHVRTFNESDFISLTDIAKHRNPDTPADLIKNWLRSRSTIELLGLWEKLNNPNFKLVEFDQFRFESGTNAFVLSPQKWIESTHAIGLISKSGRHGGTFAHKDIAFEFASWVSVEFKLYLIMEFQRLKEAEQQQLGWDIKRNLARINYRIHTEAVKSNLIPPELSADQVRFVYAAEADVLNMALFGMTAKNWRDPHPGEKGTVRDQATAAQLVCLANLENLNALFIKEGRSQEWRLRKLNHIAIEQMTILSADRGVRQLEGGKD; encoded by the coding sequence ATGGCTGGGAGTAAAACAATGACCGTGTTGAACGAAACTGTTCATGTACGGACGTTCAACGAGTCGGACTTCATCTCGCTCACCGACATCGCGAAGCACAGGAATCCGGATACACCTGCTGATTTGATCAAGAACTGGCTGCGCAGTCGCAGTACTATCGAGCTGCTTGGTCTGTGGGAGAAGCTGAACAACCCGAATTTCAAACTGGTCGAATTCGACCAGTTTAGATTCGAGTCGGGGACCAATGCCTTCGTGTTGTCTCCCCAGAAATGGATAGAGTCGACACACGCAATCGGTTTGATATCCAAATCCGGTCGCCACGGTGGCACCTTCGCACACAAGGATATCGCATTCGAGTTCGCCTCCTGGGTGTCGGTGGAGTTCAAGCTTTACCTGATCATGGAATTCCAGCGGCTCAAGGAAGCCGAGCAACAGCAGCTTGGTTGGGACATCAAGCGCAATCTGGCGCGAATCAATTACCGCATACACACCGAAGCGGTCAAATCAAACCTCATTCCTCCGGAGTTGAGCGCCGATCAGGTGCGCTTTGTGTATGCGGCAGAGGCGGATGTGCTGAACATGGCACTGTTCGGTATGACGGCAAAGAACTGGCGCGATCCGCATCCCGGCGAGAAAGGAACCGTCCGCGATCAGGCGACTGCGGCACAGCTTGTGTGTCTGGCGAATCTTGAAAATCTGAACGCGCTGTTTATCAAAGAAGGCCGGTCGCAGGAATGGCGCTTGCGGAAACTCAACCATATCGCCATCGAGCAGATGACTATACTGAGCGCTGACCGGGGCGTACGGCAACTTGAAGGAGGAAAGGACTGA
- the rpsR gene encoding 30S ribosomal protein S18 yields MRPVQRRPRRRSSNVAKRRPDPFRGKDAVYVDFKEHKFLERFTNDQGKILPRRLTGLSAKNQRRITEAIKRARFMAYLPYVGEGLK; encoded by the coding sequence ATGAGGCCTGTACAGAGAAGGCCGCGCCGTCGCTCGTCGAACGTCGCGAAGCGCCGTCCGGATCCGTTCCGCGGTAAAGACGCCGTATACGTTGATTTCAAGGAACACAAATTTCTCGAGCGTTTCACCAACGATCAGGGAAAAATTCTTCCCCGCCGTCTGACCGGTCTGAGCGCGAAGAATCAGCGCCGCATCACCGAAGCCATCAAGCGCGCGCGCTTCATGGCCTATCTTCCCTACGTCGGCGAAGGTCTGAAATAA